In Atribacteraceae bacterium, one DNA window encodes the following:
- the lysS gene encoding lysine--tRNA ligase, protein MTIDNVPLPDSLSEQVKRLAFYRERGIDPYDSSFRRTHAIEDIRENETVYLDTGKKVSVSGRVMALRRHGKAFFADLQDRSARIQIYAKKDNLAEEEFEIARATDVGDLIGVTGSVFKTRTGELTVVAGTFVLLGKCLKPLPEKWHGLRDVEARYRRRYLDMIMNLEVRKIFYLRSRALRVMRNFLDDRGFLEVETPMMQLLPGGALARPFKTFHNALGLDLFLRIAPELFLKRLIVGGLEKVYEINRNFRNEGLSIRHNPEFTMLELYQAFGNYETMLELCEELLCFVVQTILKSLRIKYQGLDIDFTPPWTRINLRKSILDASGIDIFEDSSEVMFFKAERAGMHVEKNWDRGKMINELLEHFVQPHCVNPTFVLEYPVEISPLSRSKKNDPRVAERFELFIGKEEIGNAYSELNDPIEQRKRFESQLYKREMGDYEAHLVDTDYLEALEYGMPPTGGMGIGIDRLVMILTDSSSIREVILFPILRPRPD, encoded by the coding sequence TTGACCATTGATAACGTCCCCCTTCCGGACAGTCTTAGTGAACAGGTAAAACGACTGGCTTTTTACCGCGAGCGAGGTATAGACCCCTATGATTCTTCGTTCCGACGAACCCACGCGATCGAGGATATCCGCGAAAACGAGACAGTCTATCTCGACACGGGAAAAAAAGTCAGCGTCAGCGGAAGGGTGATGGCTCTGCGCCGTCACGGGAAGGCTTTTTTCGCTGACCTACAGGATCGCAGTGCCCGCATCCAGATCTACGCCAAGAAAGACAATCTCGCGGAGGAAGAGTTTGAGATTGCCCGGGCGACCGATGTCGGTGATCTGATCGGAGTGACGGGGTCGGTGTTCAAAACCCGTACCGGGGAATTAACCGTGGTGGCTGGGACATTTGTCCTATTGGGGAAATGCCTGAAGCCTCTTCCGGAAAAATGGCACGGCCTCAGGGATGTCGAGGCCCGTTACCGGCGAAGGTATCTGGACATGATCATGAATCTCGAAGTCCGGAAAATATTTTATCTTCGTTCAAGAGCGTTAAGGGTTATGCGGAATTTTCTTGATGATCGGGGCTTTCTGGAAGTCGAAACCCCCATGATGCAACTCCTGCCAGGCGGTGCCCTGGCCCGTCCTTTTAAGACCTTTCATAACGCCCTTGGTCTGGATCTCTTTCTGCGGATTGCTCCCGAACTCTTTTTGAAGCGTCTGATCGTCGGGGGATTGGAGAAAGTGTACGAGATCAACCGGAATTTTCGGAACGAAGGACTATCCATCCGGCACAATCCGGAGTTTACCATGCTTGAACTTTACCAGGCTTTCGGTAATTACGAGACCATGCTTGAACTCTGTGAGGAGTTGCTCTGTTTCGTTGTTCAAACTATCCTGAAGAGTCTTCGCATCAAATACCAGGGCCTGGACATCGATTTTACTCCTCCCTGGACCCGGATCAACCTAAGGAAGAGCATTCTTGACGCGTCGGGTATCGACATTTTCGAGGATTCTTCCGAGGTGATGTTCTTTAAGGCTGAACGCGCCGGCATGCACGTTGAAAAAAACTGGGATCGGGGAAAGATGATCAACGAACTCTTGGAACATTTTGTTCAGCCTCACTGCGTAAACCCAACCTTTGTCCTCGAGTACCCGGTGGAGATTTCTCCGCTTTCCCGCTCCAAAAAAAATGATCCCCGGGTTGCGGAACGTTTTGAACTGTTCATCGGTAAGGAGGAAATAGGAAACGCGTACAGCGAACTGAATGATCCCATTGAACAACGTAAGCGGTTCGAGAGCCAACTCTATAAACGCGAAATGGGTGATTACGAAGCGCATCTTGTCGATACCGATTATCTGGAGGCATTGGAATACGGCATGCCGCCCACCGGTGGAATGGGAATCGGCATCGACCGTCTGGTCATGATCCTCACTGATTCATCATCCATCAGGGAGGTCATCCTCTTTCCCATTCTCAGACCCCGTCCGGA